In one Conger conger chromosome 5, fConCon1.1, whole genome shotgun sequence genomic region, the following are encoded:
- the akap12b gene encoding A-kinase anchor protein 12b isoform X2 — translation MLGTITLTVGQTDSVSVSQKEDSPETMDVVQEEVAPQVNGEKEEKASADADADEVTAEATEEEKPAQESPPEANEVGFKKIFRFVGFKFTLKKDKNEKAEPVQLLNVEKKEEEAAEAGASEVVEETKEEEAATEEAQPAEEEKAAEEPAASEPATEPVTEETPAEKTNGDATEPAAKEEEDQPKAEEEAASPEKEAEPEAESPTTPPAAQETQSSLRRFFTGGIFSNLRKRTSFKKPKEEEAPKEEKAPEEGIKEAEEATDAAAAEAVEAAKEEASPEAPQEEPAAPEKAEAEPVAEEQPVAEEEAVAKEETPTEEEPVAKVEAPTEEEPAAEAVAPVAVEKEEVVVEAEAPPAPSEEVAEAQPAAEVTEVMAAAEDAKPQEEEKAESPAEEPAVPEEVAAIQTEPELLSSQEKVKVQGSPLKKLFSGSGLKKISSKKHKAKKEAEAKLTESGEQVAEQLQSSTESAEGQKGESSASSPEESGEHVVSEATQAEVSQENEAEATTSDGEKKKDGILPWSSFKKLVTPKKRVKRPSESEDEAAEKPKSATLSSTESAEKPEEPKPAEEDQKAMLEQSTEEPKKKMDTSVSWEALICVGSSKKRARKTSDSDDEAPRIEEEALQSGEEAKKPAESPLGSSQEADNEHVASSPEPAGSPSDGEGVSTWESLKRFVTPRRKAKAEDKTDESAGTSGAEPLSSDGEIPKEESTFSLKKLIPGRRKKKAEGKQEQASSDDAGKDVGSAEEDSDTPAVVPLSEYDNVEPEQAETAPKEEAVIAEVAPTAEAEVAKPEPEPEPEPEVKKPAEVVPAAAADERSPSWISASVVEDVQESSAECITKHQQLSDIPEEGDTVATPKSTTEDVSRDDTIAEDIVDLASEVVTAVEQVPEQVSIAEETTEMVSAVSRLSESAGTSGETTPVPGEDEKKTEAVLQEVVETVVVESQATTICTDLESRISEATTTEDKPEVAEAAEAVAEPVVEAATAVEAEVDQPAEVGEVKDEQAEAEIVAELQEVTPPINIAVVNTVEEGAEHIEAMVVSENTPKVEAEEPAEMTVEESVCSQTSQVTEVPTLEGEKVQELDDVPQTAADAELAPVEEVVEVVTQEVITSEPETLATVDVQEAPIPVVEAPAEIAVVQETVSIVCPLSETTQPKEEEVSAETEAAPAEVTAIEEVLAELKAADTLSAEVAVEAEIEAASTTETTIEGQVQVVEEEVGKVAEAVVEAEIEAASATESTIEGQVQVVEEEAGKVAEPVVEAEIEAASTTVSTIVEEVCEKVEEVKEAMQAEQVEEEAIEEQSTVIVQTVIQSAVENLSETVKEVEPESQAQETEAAAPETAKAPEEVPAVEAEAEDAKAPETTGDAEAHVEPPAATEEAQVETDKEVKEESKAAEVLEEEKEKPAKQIQEAVQVVEVLPIADEQVHASEDICQETALTDVEGGGKQVAEVEVREEQLEEAKVVEEQIEKATECLNAAAQEETKVDGKSEGQEETEKADAQTAVVEEAQSERESESKAETESEVKGEAGVPEAEIPKSVPAEEVVEAPAEVPVTELPETKAEEPCQAEVSAVKADPEASTEAPQTTDSQAPADPAEAKTEESAQKETTEVVQAEVVVEEVQVAVEQSVQQIQTETVEDLSLVVKKVHQEQVAAVPEVPVEEAQTAIAPAKKEKEKGKETSTVVEDVKCALTTVQKQAAQIAMEVMEETVNEIEPVSTELTAAS, via the exons ATGCTGGGAACCATAACTCTCACAG TCGGCCAGACAGACTCAGTGTCTGTCTCCCAGAAGGAGGACAGTCCCGAGACCATGGACGTAGTCCAGGAGGAGGTGGCCCCTCAAGTGAACGGCGAAAAGGAGGAGAAGGCGTCGGCCGACGCGGACGCAGACGAGGTGACGGCGGAGGCGACAGAGGAGGAGAAACCGGCCCAGGAGTCGCCCCCGGAGGCCAACGAGGTGGGCTTCAAGAAAATATTCCGCTTCGTCGGGTTCAAGTTCACGCTGAAGAAGGACAAGAACGAAAAGGCGGAGCCGGTGCAGCTGCTGAACGTGGagaaaaaggaggaggaggcggcagAGGCCGGCGCCTCCGAGGTCGTGGAGGAGAccaaggaggaggaggccgCCACAGAGGAGGCGCAGCCAGCGGAGGAGGAGAAGGCCGCAGAAGAGCCGGCAGCCAGCGAGCCTGCAACCGAGCCGGTGACCGAAGAAACCCCCGCTGAGAAAACCAACGGAGACGCCACCGAGCCGGCCgctaaagaagaagaagaccagCCAAAAGCAGAGGAGGAGGCGGCTTCCCCCGAGAAGGAGGCGGAGCCGGAGGCGGAGTCCCCGACCACCCCCCCGGCCGCCCAGGAGACACAGTCCTCCCTGAGGAGGTTCTTCACAGGGGGCATCTTCTCCAACCTGCGCAAGAGGACCAGCTTCAAGAAGCCGAAGGAAGAGGAGGCGCCGAAGGAGGAGAAGGCGCCCGAGGAGGGCATAAAGGAGGCGGAAGAAGCGACGGACGCCGCCGCCGCAGAGGCTGTTGAGGCCGCTAAAGAGGAGGCCTCGCCCGAAGCTCCGCAAGAAGAGCCTGCCGCGCCCGAGAAAGCTGAGGCAGAGCCTGTTGCCGAGGAACAGCCCGTTGCCGAGGAAGAGGCTGTTGCTAAGGAAGAGACCCCCACTGAGGAAGAGCCTGTTGCTAAGGTAGAGGCACCCACTGAGGAAGAACCCGCCGCTGAGGCAGTGGCACCTGTCGCCGTGGAAAAAGAAGAGGTCGTGGTCGAAGCAGAGGCCCCTCCAGCTCCTTCAGAAGAAGTCGCAGAAGCACAGCCAGCGGCTGAGGTTACCGAGGTAATGGCGGCCGCCGAAGACGCCAAACCACAAGAAGAGGAAAAGGCGGAAAGTCCTGCCGAGGAGCCGGCCGTCCCAGAAGAGGTGGCAGCGATCCAAACAGAGCCTGAACTGCTGTCCTCCCAAGAGAAAGTCAAGGTCCAGGGGAGTCCGCTGAAGAAACTCTTCTCAGGGTCTGGCCTGAAGAAAATCTCCTCCAAGAAGCATAAGGCCAAGAAAGAGGCTGAGGCGAAGCTGACTGAATCCGGTGAGCAGGTTGCTGAGCAGCTTCAGTCCTCCACCGAGTCAGCGGAGGGCCAGAAAGGAGAAAGCTCTGCGTCTTCTCCAGAGGAATCCGGGGAACACGTTGTCAGCGAAGCTACCCAGGCAGAGGTGAGCCAAGAAAATGAAGCAGAGGCGACTACCTCTGACGGGGAGAAAAAGAAGGACGGCATTCTGCCCTGGTCCTCCTTCAAGAAGCTGGTGACACCAAAGAAGCGTGTCAAAAGACCATCTGAGAGTGAGGACGAGGCCGCAGAGAAGCCCAAGTCCGCCACCCTGTCCTCCACGGAAAGTGCGGAGAAACCAGAAGAACCCAAGCCCGCtgaggaggaccagaaggcgatGCTAGAACAAAGCACAGAAGAGCCTAAGAAGAAAATGGACACATCTGTATCATGGGAAGCACTGATCTGTGTGGGTTCCTCCAAGAAGAGGGCGAGGAAAACGTCAGACTCTGACGACGAGGCACCCAGGATCGAGGAGGAAGCCCTGCAGTCTGGAGAAGAAGCAAAAAAACCAGCAGAATCACCACTTGGAAGCTCGCAAGAGGCGGATAATGAGCACGTGGCATCGTCCCCGGAGCCAGCCGGGAGCCCCTCGGATGGAGAGGGAGTGTCCACCTGGGAGTCCCTGAAACGATTCGTCACCCCGCGCAGGAAGGCCAAGGCCGAGGACAAAACCGACGAATCCGCCGGGACCTCGGGAGCTGAGCCCCTGTCCTCGGATGGTGAAATTCCCAAAGAGGAGTCCACCTTTTCCCTGAAGAAGCTGATCCCTGGACGCAGGAAGAAGAAGGCCGAAGGCAAACAAGAGCAGGCCTCTTCCGATGACGCAGGGAAAGATGTGGGATCGGCGGAGGAGGACTCGGACACGCCCGCCGTGGTCCCCCTGTCCGAGTACGACAACGTGGAGCCAGAGCAGGCGGAAACCGCACCAAAGGAAGAGGCGGTGATCGCAGAGGTCGCACCTACCGCAGAGGCCGAGGTGGCAAAACCGGAACCGGAACCAGAGCCGGAGCCTGAGGTGAAGAAGCCCGCCGAAGTGGTCCCTGCCGCTGCAGCTGATGAAAGATCGCCGTCCTGGATCTCGGCCTCTGTTGTGGAGGACGTTCAGGAGAGCAGCGCAGAGTGCATAACCAAACACCAGCAGCTGAGCGACATTCCAGAAGAAGGCGACACCGTGGCCACGCCCAAATCCACCACCGAAGACGTGTCCAGGGACGATACAATCGCTGAGGACATCGTGGATTTGGCATCGGAGGTGGTGACGGCTGTGGAGCAGGTCCCTGAGCAGGTATCCATTGCGGAAGAAACGACAGAGATGGTCTCGGCCGTCTCTCGACTTTCGGAGTCCGCCGGCACCTCCGGCGAAACCACACCAGTGCCGGGAGAGGACGAGAAGAAGACGGAGGCGGTGTTGCAGGAGGTTGTGGAAACTGTCGTTGTGGAGTCGCAAGCCACTACTATATGCACGGACCTTGAATCTCGGATCAGTGAAGCTACAACCACCGAAGATAAACCCGAGGTGGCGGAGGCTGCGGAGGCAGTAGCTGAGCCTGTGGTAGAGGCCGCAACAGCTGTGGAGGCAGAGGTGGATCAACCTGCGGAAGTAGGAGAAGTTAAAGACGAACAAGCAGAGGCTGAAATAGTGGCTGAGTTGCAGGAAGTCACTCCCCCAATTAACATTGCGGTGGTCAACACAGTGGAAGAAGGAGCGGAGCACATAGAAGCGATGGTGGTTTCCGAAAACACGCCCAAGGttgaagcagaagagccagcaGAGATGACAGTGGAAGAATCAGTCTGCAGCCAAACCTCGCAGGTCACCGAGGTGCCCACTTTGGAAGGCGAGAAAGTGCAGGAACTGGATGATGTGCCGCAGACCGCTGCCGATGCTGAACTTGCACCGGTGGAAGAGGTGGTTGAGGTTGTGACACAGGAAGTGATCACCTCAGAGCCTGAAACCCTAGCAACGGTGGATGTCCAAGAGGCTCCAATTCCTGTTGTGGAAGCTCCTGCTGAAATCGCAGTGGTGCAAGAGACAGTAAGCATTGTTTGCCCCCTTTCTGAGACAACTCAGCCCAAAGAAGAGGAGGTGTCAGCAGAAACTGAAGCAGCTCCAGCAGAGGTGACCGCCATTGAGGAGGTCCTAGCCGAGCTGAAGGCAGCAGACACGCTCTCTGCAGAAGTAGCTGTTGAGGCGGAAATTGAGGCAGCTTCAACCACCGAAACCACCATTGAAGGGCAGGTTCAAGTTGtggaggaagaggtgggcaagGTTGCCGAAGCCGTCGTCGAGGCAGAAATTGAGGCAGCGTCAGCCACCGAAAGCACCATTGAAGGACAGGTTCAAGTTGTGGAGGAAGAGGCGGGCAAGGTCGCCGAACCCGTCGTCGAGGCAGAAATCGAGGCAGCTTCAACCACCGTGAGTACAATCGTTGAAGAAGTCTGTGAGAAGGTGGAGGAAGTTAAGGAGGCTATGCAGGCCGAGCAGGTGGAAGAGGAGGCCATTGAAGAGCAAAGCACCGTCATTGTCCAGACTGTGATCCAGAGTGCGGTTGAAAACCTGTCTGAAACTGTGAAGGAAGTAGAGCCAGAATCCCAGGCACAAGAAACCGAGGCTGCAGCCCCGGAAACCGCAAAGGCCCCCGAGGAAGTGCCAGCAGTAGAGGCTGAAGCTGAAGACGCAAAAGCTCCTGAGACAACCGGAGATGCTGAAGCTCATGTGGAACCGCCCGCAGCTACAGAGGAAGCTCAGGTGGAGACGGACAAAGAGGTCAAAGAAGAGTCAAAGGCTGCTGAAGTtttggaggaggagaaagagaaaccCGCGAAACAAATTCAAGAAGCCGTGCAGGTCGTTGAGGTGCTCCCGATCGCAGACGAACAGGTTCACGCTAGTGAAGACATCTGTCAGGAAACTGCCTTGACAGATGTCGAGGGCGGGGGTAAACAGGTGGCAGAGGTGGAAGTTAGGGAGGAGCAATTGGAGGAAGCAAAGGTTGTAGAAGAACAGATAGAAAAGGCAACAGAATGTCTGAACGCAGCCGCCCAAGAAGAAACAAAGGTTGACGGAAAGTCGGAGGGccaggaagagacagagaaagcagACGCCCAAACGGCCGTGGTGGAAGAGGCCCAAAGtgagagggaaagtgagagcAAAGCAGAAACTgagtcagaggtcaaaggtgaagCAGGGGTGCCCGAGGCAGAGATTCCAAAAAGTGTTCCGGCTGAGGAAGTGGTAGAGGCTCCCGCCGAGGTTCCTGTCACAGAGCTTCCCGAGACAAAAGCAGAGGAACCGTGCCAGGCCGAGGTCTCTGCTGTAAAGGCCGACCCGGAAGCATCGACTGAAGCTCCTCAGACCACAGATTCGCAAGCCCCCGCGGACCCAGCCGAAGCCAAGACGGAAGAAAGTGCCCAGAAGGAGACGACGGAGGTCGTACAAGCTGAAGTGGTTGTAGAAGAGGTGCAGGTCGCCGTAGAGCAAAGTGTTCAACAGATACAGACGGAGACGGTGGAGGACCTTTCCCTCGTTGTCAAAAAAGTACATCAGGAGCAAGTGGCTGCCGTCCCTGAGGTGCCGGTGGAAGAAGCTCAGACAGCCATAGCACCAgcgaagaaggagaaggagaaggggaaGGAGACAAGCACCGTGGTAGAAGATGTCAAGTGCGCACTGACGACGGTGCAAAAGCAGGCAGCCCAGATTGCCATGGAGGTGATGGAGGAAACCGTGAACGAGATCGAGCCGGTGTCTACAGAGCTGACTGCAGCATCATGA
- the akap12b gene encoding A-kinase anchor protein 12b isoform X1 — protein MGASISARQDGKTEEDATAEEPNAEVNEVLEGEEVDAKLLQKNGQISALNGVTEEPTVELNGCTEEKVLAEVGQTDSVSVSQKEDSPETMDVVQEEVAPQVNGEKEEKASADADADEVTAEATEEEKPAQESPPEANEVGFKKIFRFVGFKFTLKKDKNEKAEPVQLLNVEKKEEEAAEAGASEVVEETKEEEAATEEAQPAEEEKAAEEPAASEPATEPVTEETPAEKTNGDATEPAAKEEEDQPKAEEEAASPEKEAEPEAESPTTPPAAQETQSSLRRFFTGGIFSNLRKRTSFKKPKEEEAPKEEKAPEEGIKEAEEATDAAAAEAVEAAKEEASPEAPQEEPAAPEKAEAEPVAEEQPVAEEEAVAKEETPTEEEPVAKVEAPTEEEPAAEAVAPVAVEKEEVVVEAEAPPAPSEEVAEAQPAAEVTEVMAAAEDAKPQEEEKAESPAEEPAVPEEVAAIQTEPELLSSQEKVKVQGSPLKKLFSGSGLKKISSKKHKAKKEAEAKLTESGEQVAEQLQSSTESAEGQKGESSASSPEESGEHVVSEATQAEVSQENEAEATTSDGEKKKDGILPWSSFKKLVTPKKRVKRPSESEDEAAEKPKSATLSSTESAEKPEEPKPAEEDQKAMLEQSTEEPKKKMDTSVSWEALICVGSSKKRARKTSDSDDEAPRIEEEALQSGEEAKKPAESPLGSSQEADNEHVASSPEPAGSPSDGEGVSTWESLKRFVTPRRKAKAEDKTDESAGTSGAEPLSSDGEIPKEESTFSLKKLIPGRRKKKAEGKQEQASSDDAGKDVGSAEEDSDTPAVVPLSEYDNVEPEQAETAPKEEAVIAEVAPTAEAEVAKPEPEPEPEPEVKKPAEVVPAAAADERSPSWISASVVEDVQESSAECITKHQQLSDIPEEGDTVATPKSTTEDVSRDDTIAEDIVDLASEVVTAVEQVPEQVSIAEETTEMVSAVSRLSESAGTSGETTPVPGEDEKKTEAVLQEVVETVVVESQATTICTDLESRISEATTTEDKPEVAEAAEAVAEPVVEAATAVEAEVDQPAEVGEVKDEQAEAEIVAELQEVTPPINIAVVNTVEEGAEHIEAMVVSENTPKVEAEEPAEMTVEESVCSQTSQVTEVPTLEGEKVQELDDVPQTAADAELAPVEEVVEVVTQEVITSEPETLATVDVQEAPIPVVEAPAEIAVVQETVSIVCPLSETTQPKEEEVSAETEAAPAEVTAIEEVLAELKAADTLSAEVAVEAEIEAASTTETTIEGQVQVVEEEVGKVAEAVVEAEIEAASATESTIEGQVQVVEEEAGKVAEPVVEAEIEAASTTVSTIVEEVCEKVEEVKEAMQAEQVEEEAIEEQSTVIVQTVIQSAVENLSETVKEVEPESQAQETEAAAPETAKAPEEVPAVEAEAEDAKAPETTGDAEAHVEPPAATEEAQVETDKEVKEESKAAEVLEEEKEKPAKQIQEAVQVVEVLPIADEQVHASEDICQETALTDVEGGGKQVAEVEVREEQLEEAKVVEEQIEKATECLNAAAQEETKVDGKSEGQEETEKADAQTAVVEEAQSERESESKAETESEVKGEAGVPEAEIPKSVPAEEVVEAPAEVPVTELPETKAEEPCQAEVSAVKADPEASTEAPQTTDSQAPADPAEAKTEESAQKETTEVVQAEVVVEEVQVAVEQSVQQIQTETVEDLSLVVKKVHQEQVAAVPEVPVEEAQTAIAPAKKEKEKGKETSTVVEDVKCALTTVQKQAAQIAMEVMEETVNEIEPVSTELTAAS, from the coding sequence TCGGCCAGACAGACTCAGTGTCTGTCTCCCAGAAGGAGGACAGTCCCGAGACCATGGACGTAGTCCAGGAGGAGGTGGCCCCTCAAGTGAACGGCGAAAAGGAGGAGAAGGCGTCGGCCGACGCGGACGCAGACGAGGTGACGGCGGAGGCGACAGAGGAGGAGAAACCGGCCCAGGAGTCGCCCCCGGAGGCCAACGAGGTGGGCTTCAAGAAAATATTCCGCTTCGTCGGGTTCAAGTTCACGCTGAAGAAGGACAAGAACGAAAAGGCGGAGCCGGTGCAGCTGCTGAACGTGGagaaaaaggaggaggaggcggcagAGGCCGGCGCCTCCGAGGTCGTGGAGGAGAccaaggaggaggaggccgCCACAGAGGAGGCGCAGCCAGCGGAGGAGGAGAAGGCCGCAGAAGAGCCGGCAGCCAGCGAGCCTGCAACCGAGCCGGTGACCGAAGAAACCCCCGCTGAGAAAACCAACGGAGACGCCACCGAGCCGGCCgctaaagaagaagaagaccagCCAAAAGCAGAGGAGGAGGCGGCTTCCCCCGAGAAGGAGGCGGAGCCGGAGGCGGAGTCCCCGACCACCCCCCCGGCCGCCCAGGAGACACAGTCCTCCCTGAGGAGGTTCTTCACAGGGGGCATCTTCTCCAACCTGCGCAAGAGGACCAGCTTCAAGAAGCCGAAGGAAGAGGAGGCGCCGAAGGAGGAGAAGGCGCCCGAGGAGGGCATAAAGGAGGCGGAAGAAGCGACGGACGCCGCCGCCGCAGAGGCTGTTGAGGCCGCTAAAGAGGAGGCCTCGCCCGAAGCTCCGCAAGAAGAGCCTGCCGCGCCCGAGAAAGCTGAGGCAGAGCCTGTTGCCGAGGAACAGCCCGTTGCCGAGGAAGAGGCTGTTGCTAAGGAAGAGACCCCCACTGAGGAAGAGCCTGTTGCTAAGGTAGAGGCACCCACTGAGGAAGAACCCGCCGCTGAGGCAGTGGCACCTGTCGCCGTGGAAAAAGAAGAGGTCGTGGTCGAAGCAGAGGCCCCTCCAGCTCCTTCAGAAGAAGTCGCAGAAGCACAGCCAGCGGCTGAGGTTACCGAGGTAATGGCGGCCGCCGAAGACGCCAAACCACAAGAAGAGGAAAAGGCGGAAAGTCCTGCCGAGGAGCCGGCCGTCCCAGAAGAGGTGGCAGCGATCCAAACAGAGCCTGAACTGCTGTCCTCCCAAGAGAAAGTCAAGGTCCAGGGGAGTCCGCTGAAGAAACTCTTCTCAGGGTCTGGCCTGAAGAAAATCTCCTCCAAGAAGCATAAGGCCAAGAAAGAGGCTGAGGCGAAGCTGACTGAATCCGGTGAGCAGGTTGCTGAGCAGCTTCAGTCCTCCACCGAGTCAGCGGAGGGCCAGAAAGGAGAAAGCTCTGCGTCTTCTCCAGAGGAATCCGGGGAACACGTTGTCAGCGAAGCTACCCAGGCAGAGGTGAGCCAAGAAAATGAAGCAGAGGCGACTACCTCTGACGGGGAGAAAAAGAAGGACGGCATTCTGCCCTGGTCCTCCTTCAAGAAGCTGGTGACACCAAAGAAGCGTGTCAAAAGACCATCTGAGAGTGAGGACGAGGCCGCAGAGAAGCCCAAGTCCGCCACCCTGTCCTCCACGGAAAGTGCGGAGAAACCAGAAGAACCCAAGCCCGCtgaggaggaccagaaggcgatGCTAGAACAAAGCACAGAAGAGCCTAAGAAGAAAATGGACACATCTGTATCATGGGAAGCACTGATCTGTGTGGGTTCCTCCAAGAAGAGGGCGAGGAAAACGTCAGACTCTGACGACGAGGCACCCAGGATCGAGGAGGAAGCCCTGCAGTCTGGAGAAGAAGCAAAAAAACCAGCAGAATCACCACTTGGAAGCTCGCAAGAGGCGGATAATGAGCACGTGGCATCGTCCCCGGAGCCAGCCGGGAGCCCCTCGGATGGAGAGGGAGTGTCCACCTGGGAGTCCCTGAAACGATTCGTCACCCCGCGCAGGAAGGCCAAGGCCGAGGACAAAACCGACGAATCCGCCGGGACCTCGGGAGCTGAGCCCCTGTCCTCGGATGGTGAAATTCCCAAAGAGGAGTCCACCTTTTCCCTGAAGAAGCTGATCCCTGGACGCAGGAAGAAGAAGGCCGAAGGCAAACAAGAGCAGGCCTCTTCCGATGACGCAGGGAAAGATGTGGGATCGGCGGAGGAGGACTCGGACACGCCCGCCGTGGTCCCCCTGTCCGAGTACGACAACGTGGAGCCAGAGCAGGCGGAAACCGCACCAAAGGAAGAGGCGGTGATCGCAGAGGTCGCACCTACCGCAGAGGCCGAGGTGGCAAAACCGGAACCGGAACCAGAGCCGGAGCCTGAGGTGAAGAAGCCCGCCGAAGTGGTCCCTGCCGCTGCAGCTGATGAAAGATCGCCGTCCTGGATCTCGGCCTCTGTTGTGGAGGACGTTCAGGAGAGCAGCGCAGAGTGCATAACCAAACACCAGCAGCTGAGCGACATTCCAGAAGAAGGCGACACCGTGGCCACGCCCAAATCCACCACCGAAGACGTGTCCAGGGACGATACAATCGCTGAGGACATCGTGGATTTGGCATCGGAGGTGGTGACGGCTGTGGAGCAGGTCCCTGAGCAGGTATCCATTGCGGAAGAAACGACAGAGATGGTCTCGGCCGTCTCTCGACTTTCGGAGTCCGCCGGCACCTCCGGCGAAACCACACCAGTGCCGGGAGAGGACGAGAAGAAGACGGAGGCGGTGTTGCAGGAGGTTGTGGAAACTGTCGTTGTGGAGTCGCAAGCCACTACTATATGCACGGACCTTGAATCTCGGATCAGTGAAGCTACAACCACCGAAGATAAACCCGAGGTGGCGGAGGCTGCGGAGGCAGTAGCTGAGCCTGTGGTAGAGGCCGCAACAGCTGTGGAGGCAGAGGTGGATCAACCTGCGGAAGTAGGAGAAGTTAAAGACGAACAAGCAGAGGCTGAAATAGTGGCTGAGTTGCAGGAAGTCACTCCCCCAATTAACATTGCGGTGGTCAACACAGTGGAAGAAGGAGCGGAGCACATAGAAGCGATGGTGGTTTCCGAAAACACGCCCAAGGttgaagcagaagagccagcaGAGATGACAGTGGAAGAATCAGTCTGCAGCCAAACCTCGCAGGTCACCGAGGTGCCCACTTTGGAAGGCGAGAAAGTGCAGGAACTGGATGATGTGCCGCAGACCGCTGCCGATGCTGAACTTGCACCGGTGGAAGAGGTGGTTGAGGTTGTGACACAGGAAGTGATCACCTCAGAGCCTGAAACCCTAGCAACGGTGGATGTCCAAGAGGCTCCAATTCCTGTTGTGGAAGCTCCTGCTGAAATCGCAGTGGTGCAAGAGACAGTAAGCATTGTTTGCCCCCTTTCTGAGACAACTCAGCCCAAAGAAGAGGAGGTGTCAGCAGAAACTGAAGCAGCTCCAGCAGAGGTGACCGCCATTGAGGAGGTCCTAGCCGAGCTGAAGGCAGCAGACACGCTCTCTGCAGAAGTAGCTGTTGAGGCGGAAATTGAGGCAGCTTCAACCACCGAAACCACCATTGAAGGGCAGGTTCAAGTTGtggaggaagaggtgggcaagGTTGCCGAAGCCGTCGTCGAGGCAGAAATTGAGGCAGCGTCAGCCACCGAAAGCACCATTGAAGGACAGGTTCAAGTTGTGGAGGAAGAGGCGGGCAAGGTCGCCGAACCCGTCGTCGAGGCAGAAATCGAGGCAGCTTCAACCACCGTGAGTACAATCGTTGAAGAAGTCTGTGAGAAGGTGGAGGAAGTTAAGGAGGCTATGCAGGCCGAGCAGGTGGAAGAGGAGGCCATTGAAGAGCAAAGCACCGTCATTGTCCAGACTGTGATCCAGAGTGCGGTTGAAAACCTGTCTGAAACTGTGAAGGAAGTAGAGCCAGAATCCCAGGCACAAGAAACCGAGGCTGCAGCCCCGGAAACCGCAAAGGCCCCCGAGGAAGTGCCAGCAGTAGAGGCTGAAGCTGAAGACGCAAAAGCTCCTGAGACAACCGGAGATGCTGAAGCTCATGTGGAACCGCCCGCAGCTACAGAGGAAGCTCAGGTGGAGACGGACAAAGAGGTCAAAGAAGAGTCAAAGGCTGCTGAAGTtttggaggaggagaaagagaaaccCGCGAAACAAATTCAAGAAGCCGTGCAGGTCGTTGAGGTGCTCCCGATCGCAGACGAACAGGTTCACGCTAGTGAAGACATCTGTCAGGAAACTGCCTTGACAGATGTCGAGGGCGGGGGTAAACAGGTGGCAGAGGTGGAAGTTAGGGAGGAGCAATTGGAGGAAGCAAAGGTTGTAGAAGAACAGATAGAAAAGGCAACAGAATGTCTGAACGCAGCCGCCCAAGAAGAAACAAAGGTTGACGGAAAGTCGGAGGGccaggaagagacagagaaagcagACGCCCAAACGGCCGTGGTGGAAGAGGCCCAAAGtgagagggaaagtgagagcAAAGCAGAAACTgagtcagaggtcaaaggtgaagCAGGGGTGCCCGAGGCAGAGATTCCAAAAAGTGTTCCGGCTGAGGAAGTGGTAGAGGCTCCCGCCGAGGTTCCTGTCACAGAGCTTCCCGAGACAAAAGCAGAGGAACCGTGCCAGGCCGAGGTCTCTGCTGTAAAGGCCGACCCGGAAGCATCGACTGAAGCTCCTCAGACCACAGATTCGCAAGCCCCCGCGGACCCAGCCGAAGCCAAGACGGAAGAAAGTGCCCAGAAGGAGACGACGGAGGTCGTACAAGCTGAAGTGGTTGTAGAAGAGGTGCAGGTCGCCGTAGAGCAAAGTGTTCAACAGATACAGACGGAGACGGTGGAGGACCTTTCCCTCGTTGTCAAAAAAGTACATCAGGAGCAAGTGGCTGCCGTCCCTGAGGTGCCGGTGGAAGAAGCTCAGACAGCCATAGCACCAgcgaagaaggagaaggagaaggggaaGGAGACAAGCACCGTGGTAGAAGATGTCAAGTGCGCACTGACGACGGTGCAAAAGCAGGCAGCCCAGATTGCCATGGAGGTGATGGAGGAAACCGTGAACGAGATCGAGCCGGTGTCTACAGAGCTGACTGCAGCATCATGA